One Halovivax ruber XH-70 genomic region harbors:
- a CDS encoding DMT family transporter produces the protein MNPYALLTAAILSELVGTTALKLSEGFSRPVPSVGVVVGYGLAFYLLSLTLDELPIGVVYATWAALGIVGVAAIGFVAFDDSIDAAGIVGLLLIIAGVYCVNVLSEMSTH, from the coding sequence ATGAATCCGTACGCACTGCTCACCGCGGCGATCCTCTCCGAACTCGTCGGAACGACCGCGCTCAAGCTCTCGGAGGGGTTCTCGCGGCCCGTTCCGAGCGTCGGCGTCGTCGTCGGATACGGGCTGGCGTTTTACCTGCTGTCGCTGACGCTGGATGAATTGCCGATCGGCGTCGTCTACGCGACGTGGGCGGCGCTCGGGATCGTCGGGGTGGCGGCGATCGGGTTCGTCGCGTTCGACGACTCGATAGATGCGGCCGGGATCGTCGGCTTGCTCCTCATCATCGCTGGCGTCTACTGCGTCAACGTGCTCTCCGAGATGTCGACGCACTGA
- a CDS encoding cell division protein SepF — protein sequence MGLMSKILGGGGGRTTEDYVELNIDDVAADPGEATMSVRFAEIDGQSATIDIKDAVYDGDLVVADITRLRTQDKTVEHVLDELRQVVQEVGGDIVQKGDDQIIVTPTGVSISREKLGQ from the coding sequence ATGGGCCTCATGAGCAAAATCCTCGGTGGCGGCGGCGGGCGAACGACCGAGGACTACGTGGAACTCAATATCGACGACGTCGCGGCCGACCCTGGCGAGGCGACGATGTCCGTTCGCTTCGCCGAGATCGACGGCCAATCGGCCACGATCGACATCAAAGACGCCGTCTACGACGGCGATCTCGTCGTCGCAGACATCACCAGACTCCGGACGCAGGACAAAACCGTCGAACACGTTCTAGACGAGCTCCGGCAGGTCGTCCAGGAGGTCGGCGGCGACATCGTCCAGAAGGGCGACGACCAGATCATCGTCACGCCGACCGGCGTCTCTATCTCTCGCGAAAAGCTCGGCCAGTAG
- a CDS encoding S8 family peptidase, with translation MSNDRVSRRTVLRGVGAGAATTALAGKATASSHDEYVVGLARGTGPGVAKEAAASVRREFDFGGVGTAVSGTFSEQARKALENNPNVRYVEANDQMQALAQETPWGIDRVDADVLHDNGETGDGADIAILDTGIDSDHADLQANVAGGKCFADECCGQASGGIGGCDDNSNGCSEPWDDDNDHGTHCAGSADAVDNAEGVVGVSTEANLWAGKVLNGCGSGSYDNIAAGIEWAADQGFDVASLSLGGEASQVVKDACQYAYDNGVLLVAAAGNDGECTDCVGYPAAYEECIAVSATSEDDSLASFSSTGPEVEIAAPGEGVLSTVPTESSSNGLDTFSGTSMATPHVAGAGGQLMASGYTNTEARQQLRDTAEDIGLADNEQGYGLLDAEAAVLGGDGGGGNGAPTVDSLSASEVETDDGDAEFDVDWSVSDADGNLDSVDLTLTDDTAGETEDTVSVSASGDTASGTDRLVATGDDGSGNDYTVELVVTDADGASSSDTATVSETEDTGGDTAPAIDQFAVGNSSNGGWARFEVDWAVSDADGDLSTVDLVMEQNGSTVDSASESASGSSASGTTRLEDKKGSGSYDITLTVTDAAGKTSTQTKTVTA, from the coding sequence ATGTCAAATGATAGAGTATCACGACGAACGGTCCTTCGGGGCGTCGGCGCAGGGGCAGCGACAACAGCACTGGCAGGAAAGGCGACTGCGAGCAGTCACGACGAGTACGTCGTCGGACTCGCGCGCGGTACCGGGCCTGGGGTGGCAAAAGAGGCGGCGGCGTCGGTCCGGCGCGAGTTCGACTTCGGCGGCGTCGGAACGGCTGTCTCCGGCACGTTCTCCGAGCAAGCGAGGAAGGCGCTCGAGAATAACCCGAACGTGCGATACGTCGAGGCGAACGACCAGATGCAAGCGCTGGCCCAGGAGACGCCATGGGGGATCGATCGCGTCGACGCGGACGTCCTCCACGATAACGGCGAGACCGGTGACGGTGCGGACATCGCCATCCTCGACACGGGCATCGACTCGGATCACGCCGACCTGCAGGCGAACGTTGCGGGCGGGAAGTGCTTCGCCGACGAGTGTTGCGGCCAGGCCAGCGGCGGGATCGGCGGCTGTGACGACAACTCGAACGGGTGCTCCGAACCGTGGGATGACGACAACGATCACGGGACCCACTGCGCCGGATCGGCCGACGCCGTGGACAACGCGGAGGGCGTCGTCGGCGTCTCGACCGAAGCGAATCTCTGGGCCGGCAAGGTTCTGAACGGCTGCGGCTCGGGGTCGTACGACAACATCGCGGCCGGCATCGAGTGGGCAGCCGACCAGGGCTTCGACGTCGCCTCGTTGAGTCTCGGCGGCGAGGCCTCCCAGGTCGTCAAGGACGCCTGCCAGTACGCGTACGACAACGGCGTGTTGCTGGTCGCCGCGGCGGGCAACGATGGCGAGTGCACGGACTGCGTCGGCTACCCCGCCGCGTACGAGGAGTGTATCGCCGTCTCCGCGACCAGCGAGGACGACTCGCTGGCGAGCTTCTCCTCGACGGGTCCCGAAGTCGAGATCGCCGCGCCGGGCGAGGGCGTCCTCTCGACGGTGCCGACGGAGTCCTCGTCGAACGGGTTGGACACCTTTTCCGGAACGTCGATGGCGACACCGCACGTGGCCGGCGCGGGCGGTCAGTTGATGGCCAGCGGGTACACGAACACCGAGGCCCGCCAGCAACTGCGCGATACGGCCGAGGACATCGGCCTGGCCGACAACGAGCAGGGATACGGGCTGCTCGACGCCGAAGCGGCCGTGCTTGGCGGGGACGGTGGTGGCGGCAACGGTGCCCCCACCGTCGACAGTCTCTCGGCATCAGAGGTCGAGACCGACGACGGCGACGCCGAGTTCGACGTCGACTGGTCGGTCTCGGACGCCGACGGCAACCTCGATAGCGTCGACCTGACGCTCACCGACGACACCGCCGGCGAGACCGAGGACACCGTCTCGGTGAGTGCCAGCGGCGACACTGCCAGCGGGACGGATCGGCTGGTCGCTACCGGCGACGACGGCTCCGGGAACGACTACACCGTCGAACTGGTCGTCACCGACGCGGACGGGGCGTCCTCGTCGGATACCGCGACGGTTAGTGAGACCGAGGACACCGGCGGAGACACCGCGCCGGCCATCGATCAGTTCGCGGTTGGAAACAGTTCGAACGGCGGCTGGGCTCGCTTCGAGGTCGACTGGGCGGTCTCGGACGCCGACGGCGACCTCTCGACGGTGGATCTCGTCATGGAACAGAACGGCTCGACGGTCGATTCCGCCAGCGAGAGCGCGAGCGGATCGAGCGCGTCCGGCACCACCCGCCTGGAGGACAAGAAGGGGTCGGGCAGTTACGACATCACCCTGACCGTCACCGACGCGGCGGGTAAGACGAGCACGCAGACGAAGACCGTCACCGCGTAG
- a CDS encoding Fic family protein has protein sequence MDPADFADGPGRIDDYDGLPCHRPASLPPDLTLTEDLLAVYGDAQYALGRLATLERHLENPTLLIAPFVHREAAMSSQVEGTNVTISDIYAHEVGASPKRAAAELADVREAYNYVDAVTHGFERLDEGASIDVELIRTLHEKLLGGVRGEEDRPGELRDVPVYIGAPDDGPDGASFVPASPDYVDLLLEQCLSYLRRGEYPPLIDTALVHYQFEAIHPFRDGNGRLGRLLIMLQLYEAGLLPGPYLYLSAYFKRHGIAYREKLLQVSTDGAYEEWAVFVLDAIAEQAIDAYDCGVALTDLREDYRAKFPSFPTARELVDYVFEQPYLTGPRAVEATGRSKPSVYDAIEALEAEGIVVETTGQERNKVYEAPEVLSVLDSG, from the coding sequence ATGGACCCAGCCGATTTCGCGGACGGGCCCGGCCGAATCGACGACTACGACGGGCTTCCGTGCCATCGCCCGGCCAGTTTACCGCCGGATCTCACCCTCACGGAGGACCTGCTCGCGGTCTACGGCGACGCCCAGTACGCCCTGGGTCGGCTGGCGACGCTCGAACGCCACCTCGAAAATCCGACGCTCCTGATCGCACCGTTCGTCCACCGTGAGGCCGCGATGAGTTCGCAGGTCGAGGGGACGAACGTCACGATTTCGGACATCTACGCCCACGAGGTCGGCGCATCGCCGAAACGCGCCGCCGCGGAGCTCGCGGACGTCCGCGAGGCGTACAACTACGTCGACGCCGTCACCCACGGATTCGAACGACTCGATGAAGGTGCGTCGATCGACGTCGAACTGATCCGAACCCTCCACGAAAAACTCCTGGGCGGCGTCCGCGGCGAGGAGGACCGGCCGGGAGAGCTTCGCGACGTCCCCGTCTACATCGGGGCGCCGGACGACGGCCCCGACGGCGCGTCGTTCGTCCCGGCGAGTCCGGACTACGTCGACCTCCTCTTAGAACAGTGTCTCTCGTACCTGCGGCGCGGAGAGTACCCGCCGCTGATCGACACCGCACTCGTCCACTACCAGTTCGAGGCCATCCATCCCTTCCGCGACGGCAACGGCCGCCTCGGCCGCCTGCTCATCATGCTTCAACTCTACGAGGCCGGCCTCCTTCCGGGGCCGTACCTCTATCTCAGCGCCTACTTCAAACGTCACGGGATCGCCTACCGCGAGAAGCTGCTGCAAGTCAGTACCGACGGCGCCTACGAGGAATGGGCCGTCTTCGTGCTGGACGCCATCGCCGAACAGGCCATCGACGCCTACGACTGCGGTGTCGCCCTGACCGACCTCCGCGAGGACTACCGCGCGAAATTCCCGAGTTTCCCCACCGCGCGCGAACTCGTCGACTACGTCTTCGAACAGCCCTACCTCACCGGTCCCCGCGCCGTCGAGGCGACCGGCCGCTCGAAACCCTCCGTCTACGACGCCATCGAGGCGCTCGAAGCGGAGGGTATCGTCGTTGAAACGACCGGCCAGGAGCGCAACAAGGTCTACGAGGCGCCAGAGGTGCTTTCGGTGCTGGACTCGGGCTAA
- a CDS encoding S8 family peptidase yields the protein MPAESPTRRTVLRTAAAGAAATGFAGTALAEPTGRTLVGLQPGSDASVATTQAESVHRELDFGDIGRVVAGTFSDNAISALQNNPNVRYVEKEGRMHALAQDVPYGIDIVEADVAHDNGETGAGADIAIVDTGIDQDHPDLQANLGNGADFTGTGSWDDDNGHGTHCAGIANADDNTEGVVGVSTEATLHAAKVLDSGGGGNFSDIAAGVEWVANQGYDVASLSLGGSTGSSALEDACQYATNNGVLVVAAAGNDGECSDCVSYPAAYDTVMAVSATDSNDDIASFSSTGPEIDIAAPGAGVYSTYNDGGYTSLDGTSMACPHVAGAGGQLMANGYSNTDARQQLTNTADDICRCSDDAGAGRLNVAAALGLQSPSNCSGTTECQNDSGGGGGCFITTATAGEGPTLDSLRRFRDESMAATPVGRGMVGLYYRISPPIADTLERHPESLTTRATRKIVDVCASLSDRQDETDSPVESASLGVTLTALYMVGITVGASGHFGIRMREQLDRTE from the coding sequence ATGCCAGCAGAATCACCAACACGACGAACGGTACTCAGAACCGCCGCGGCCGGCGCGGCTGCAACGGGCTTCGCTGGAACAGCACTTGCCGAACCGACCGGACGCACACTCGTCGGGCTCCAGCCCGGCAGCGACGCCTCGGTCGCGACCACCCAGGCAGAGTCGGTCCACCGGGAACTCGACTTCGGCGACATCGGCAGGGTCGTCGCCGGGACCTTCTCGGACAACGCCATCTCGGCGCTACAGAACAACCCGAACGTCAGGTACGTCGAGAAGGAGGGCCGTATGCACGCGCTGGCTCAGGACGTGCCCTACGGCATCGACATCGTCGAGGCCGACGTCGCCCACGACAACGGCGAGACGGGCGCCGGGGCGGACATCGCCATCGTCGACACCGGTATCGACCAAGATCACCCTGATCTGCAGGCGAATCTCGGAAACGGCGCCGACTTCACTGGCACCGGATCGTGGGACGACGACAACGGTCACGGCACCCACTGTGCCGGCATTGCCAACGCGGACGACAACACCGAAGGCGTCGTCGGCGTCTCGACGGAGGCGACTCTTCACGCGGCGAAGGTACTCGACAGCGGCGGGGGCGGCAACTTCTCCGATATCGCGGCTGGCGTCGAGTGGGTCGCCAACCAGGGCTACGACGTGGCCTCGCTCTCCCTCGGTGGGTCGACGGGCAGCTCGGCGCTGGAGGACGCCTGCCAGTACGCGACCAACAACGGCGTGCTGGTCGTCGCCGCCGCCGGCAACGACGGCGAGTGCTCGGATTGTGTGAGCTACCCGGCGGCTTACGACACGGTGATGGCGGTCAGCGCGACGGACTCGAACGACGATATCGCGTCGTTCTCCTCGACCGGCCCGGAGATCGATATCGCCGCACCTGGTGCGGGCGTCTACTCGACGTACAACGACGGGGGATACACCAGCCTCGACGGGACCTCGATGGCGTGTCCGCACGTCGCCGGTGCCGGTGGACAGTTGATGGCCAACGGCTACTCGAACACCGACGCACGCCAGCAGTTGACGAACACGGCCGACGACATCTGTCGGTGTTCGGATGACGCTGGCGCCGGCCGTCTCAACGTCGCCGCGGCGCTCGGGCTCCAGTCACCCTCGAACTGCAGCGGGACGACGGAGTGTCAGAACGATAGTGGCGGCGGTGGCGGTTGTTTCATCACGACCGCCACCGCCGGCGAGGGCCCGACGCTCGACTCGCTGCGTCGGTTCCGCGACGAGTCGATGGCGGCGACACCGGTCGGTCGCGGCATGGTCGGGCTCTACTACCGGATCAGTCCGCCCATCGCCGACACACTGGAGCGCCACCCCGAAAGCCTGACGACGCGGGCGACCCGGAAGATCGTCGACGTGTGCGCGTCGCTGTCAGATCGGCAGGACGAGACCGACTCGCCCGTCGAGAGCGCGTCGCTCGGCGTCACGCTCACGGCGCTGTACATGGTCGGGATCACGGTCGGTGCCAGTGGGCACTTCGGCATCCGGATGCGAGAACAGCTCGATCGCACGGAGTGA
- a CDS encoding TrmB family transcriptional regulator — MSGLSELGLSSYEERVYRALLALGSAPARTTAERADVPTGRIYDVLGSLAARDLVASRTDREPTRYVPVDPDEAVDRLLAARRRDLDRREAEYRETAAAVRSELAPVPPIETRFWPTDLGSEAAVTLWEEQARTATDCLRLVVGAPYDTAEWADYAPEVAPAARIDGDVTVRLLLAESVRSTMPDHALADLHDESMALSIRVGPDIPVTYDVVDEEEVSVDIPDPFDPRDRLGVVISREESFVRELAERFDRAWEAATPVPGSQN, encoded by the coding sequence ATGAGCGGGTTGAGCGAACTCGGGCTTTCGAGCTACGAGGAGCGGGTGTACCGCGCGTTGTTGGCGCTGGGATCGGCGCCGGCGAGGACTACTGCGGAGCGAGCGGACGTCCCGACCGGCCGAATCTACGACGTGTTGGGCAGCCTGGCCGCCCGCGACCTCGTCGCGAGCCGGACCGACCGGGAGCCGACTCGGTACGTGCCCGTCGACCCGGACGAGGCCGTCGACCGACTCCTGGCGGCCCGCCGTCGCGATCTCGACCGCCGTGAGGCGGAGTACCGCGAAACCGCCGCGGCCGTTCGCTCGGAACTCGCGCCGGTGCCGCCGATCGAAACCAGGTTCTGGCCGACCGACCTCGGAAGCGAGGCTGCCGTGACGCTCTGGGAGGAGCAAGCCCGAACGGCGACGGACTGCCTGCGCCTCGTCGTCGGCGCACCGTACGACACGGCCGAGTGGGCAGACTACGCCCCCGAAGTTGCGCCCGCGGCGCGGATCGACGGCGACGTCACCGTTCGACTCCTGCTGGCCGAGTCCGTCCGGTCGACGATGCCGGACCACGCACTCGCCGACCTCCACGACGAATCGATGGCACTTTCGATCCGGGTCGGGCCCGACATTCCGGTCACCTACGACGTGGTCGACGAGGAAGAGGTGAGCGTCGACATTCCAGACCCGTTCGATCCGAGGGATCGACTCGGCGTCGTCATCTCTCGCGAGGAGTCGTTCGTTCGCGAACTGGCCGAGCGATTCGATCGCGCTTGGGAGGCTGCAACCCCGGTACCGGGGTCCCAGAATTGA
- a CDS encoding GrpB family protein: MVGLERGTVELVTHRECWRGTFEAEANRLQDIAGDRLREIEHVGSTAVEGLPAKPIIDLLGLVDSLETARELVSVLEDHGYEHRPNDDVEDRVFLAKGPETERTHYLSLTTPGSATHREQVAFRDYLRATPSVASRYAELKRELAARYPDDRASYTRGKSDFVESIVDRALDEELED, encoded by the coding sequence ATGGTCGGGCTCGAACGCGGCACGGTCGAACTCGTTACACATCGCGAATGCTGGCGGGGAACGTTCGAGGCCGAGGCCAACCGGCTGCAAGACATCGCGGGAGATCGACTTCGCGAAATCGAACACGTCGGCTCGACCGCCGTCGAGGGCCTCCCCGCCAAACCCATTATCGACCTCCTGGGTCTCGTCGACTCACTCGAGACGGCCCGCGAACTCGTCTCCGTGCTCGAAGACCACGGCTACGAACACCGACCGAACGACGACGTCGAGGACCGGGTCTTTCTCGCGAAGGGGCCGGAAACCGAGCGAACGCACTACCTCTCGTTGACGACGCCTGGCAGCGCGACCCATCGTGAACAGGTCGCGTTCAGGGATTACCTGCGAGCCACTCCCAGCGTCGCGAGTCGATACGCGGAGCTGAAGCGCGAGCTCGCCGCACGATATCCGGACGATCGGGCGAGTTACACCCGGGGCAAGTCGGACTTCGTCGAATCGATCGTCGACCGGGCGCTCGACGAGGAACTGGAGGACTAA